The sequence atgtagtcaatgaagcagaagtagatgtttttctggaaatttctggctttttctatgatccagcagatgttggcaatttgacctctggttcctctgccttttataaatacagcttgtacatctggaagttttcggtTCACTTatttttgaagcctagcttgaaagattttgaacaTTAACTTCCTAGCATacgaaatgaatgcaattgtgtggtagtttgaacattttttggcactgcccttctttgggactgggatgaaaactgatcttttccagtcctatggccactgctgagttccaaatttgctggcacgaGTCCAGCACTttaacaggatcatcttttaggattttaaattgcacagctggaatttcatcatcttcactagctttgatcatagtactgcttcctaaggcccacttgactttgcactctaggatgtctggctgtaggtgagtggtcacaccatcttggatatctgggtcattaaagatcttttttgtgcagttattctgtgtattcttgccacctctccttaatatcttttgcttcttttaggtccatacatttctgtcctttattgtgcccaattctgcatgaaatattcccttggtatctttcattttcttgaagagatctctagtctttcttatttattgttttcctctatttctttgccttgttcacttacaaaggctttctcatcttttcttgctattctttcgaactctgctttcaggtgggtatatctttccttttctcctttgcctttcacttctcttcttttctcagctatttctaaggcctcctcagacaatcattttgcattttcatttctttacttggggattgttttgatcactgcctcctataaaataaatatatatagtgtatacactattatatataatcctacatatagtgtatatatatatatatatatatatgtatgattatgCAATGAAAAGAAGGATATCCTACAGTATTCACAAAAGTGATGGATTTTGagtgcattatgctaagtgaaatatatcagagaaagataaatactgtatgttctcacttatacatgaaatctgaaaaatgaaactttaattcttttttcaatGGAAGCTTCTTATACTCTGTCTCTTTACTTCTCCAATTCACTGTAGGTTGGCTCTTGATTTTCAAAAATGgtgatacttttattttcatcactggTCATGGATAACAATCAGATAATagaaaatgttcaataaaataCAGGGTTAAGTGGAAATATCACAAAAATTCCCTGAACTTTGTAATCACTGATGCTTTCATCATAATGACCACCCATGTGCATCTCAGCATGCTGATCTAAGATGCTCACAAGTATGAATTACAATATTCTGTTACTGAACCAGTTTCTTCTGCCTGACTATCAGCAAGCCAAACATCAAAATTCAGAGGTTTGCAGGAGGGAGAAGTTTCATTTACAAGGCAGACaagagaggagacaggagaaCAATTTTGAGATCTATCATTTCAAAGACAAGGGAGCAGGGATATTTATGGGAGACGAGTATAGGAAGATTGGAGGATCAGAAAAAGGTGAGTGAAGGCAGGAAAAAGGTGAGACAATCGCTGCTCTTTGCAGGCTACTCTGAGTTACACGCTACTTCATGTTCAGATGAGGTGACTAGCATGATCTGCAGATGGAGGTTTTGGCTCTCTCCTATTGAATGGTCATCCACTGTGCACAGGTACAGGCTTAATTGAATGGTGGATGGTCTTGACTAGTTTGAACTGGACAACACTAGATCCAtgacctgaaaaaaataaattaccattACTATAATGACCCATTTCTCAGAGCTGATATCTATAGGGAGTGGTTTAAaggttgtttttaatatattgcttGAGGTATGGGAAGTTTTCAGCATATGCAAATTGCAGGTACAATGAAAGGAAGTTTGAAAGCTGAAGGCAAGATACAAaagatctttattttattatttatattttaagtaaatatatttattattttatttatagtttataaattatgtatttatttttggttgtgctgggcctTCAGTGGTctctggatcttcactgctgtgcatgggttttctgtagttgcggtgagcagaggctgcccttagttgtggtgcctgggttctcattgtggtggcttcatGCTCTAGACGCACTGTCTTCAGTAGCAGAGGACCCAGTAGTTGCAGGGTGTAGGCTCTAGGAggcaggggcttcagtagttagagcacacaggctcagtgatTGTGGTGCAGGAGCTTAATTGCCCCATGGcttgagggatcttcccagaccagggattaaagctgtgtcccctgcattggcaggtggattcttatccactattcCACCAGAGAAGTTCAAGAGGAAGGTTTTAAATAAGGTTCCATTCTCTGCTGTTCTGAGGCATACTCAAGAACATCTATTAATAGTTCCTATTAACCCCATGAGGAGGGTTTCATTCACacaagtgtgaaagtgaagttgcttcagttatatctgactctgtgtgactccatgggctgtagcccacctggctcctctgtccacgggattttccaagcaagagtactggagtgggttgccatttccttctccagggtatcttcccaacccagggatcacacctgggtctccctcattgtaggcagatgctttaccatctgagccatcagggaaatcctaTACAAGAATTGGATCCATGCAATTTTCACTTCATAAATTTCTTCTAGGCTTAGTGGATATGggaatataatacatatttataagaCATGACTTGtaataatgaatgaaagaatgattaTTGTATTCCTAAGGAATTTTATGTAGTGGATTACATTATAAAGTTTATCATATGACTTGTACTTTAATCTACTATGGACAGCACCAACTTCTTAATGTgttctctgtaatttttttcatgagaAAATAATCATGAGCCTACAAAGACCTTTCCCCTTCCTGTACACTCTTTCTATTCCACTCTTAGTCAATTTAGGCTATTATAACAGAATAACATGGACTGAGGGGcttaaacaaagaaaatgtgtATCTTCTTATTATGAAGCCTGGATAACTGTGATCAAGAGGCAGTGAGGTCCAGGTGGTGGAGGGAACAAGCTTTCTAGTTTCCTCACTTGGTGGAGGGGCAGGGAGCTCAGGTCTCTTTATCCAGTTCTAAGGGCTCTAACCTGTCATGGAGCTCCAACTCTACCTCCTCATCAAAACTTAGTTACCTCCTGATCGagtgagtgagtgttagtcactcagtcatgtccaactctttgtgaccccatggactgtagctcatcagactctgcccatggaattctccaggcaagaatactggagtgggttgccattttcttctccaggggatctccagggGAAAATCCCCAACCAAGGGACCGAATCCTGGTCCCcgacattgcaggaagattctttactgtctgagccaccagggaagcccagttatttcCAAAGGTAACTTCAAATCCCATCACACTGGAGCCTAAGGCTTCATGATATGGCTcaagatgtggggtgtgtgtgggtgtgtatgggAGATGGAGTAGGAGATGGAGACTGATGAAACATTGATGATGAAACTGATGAGACATTCAGTTCATAGCAACTCATCATCATATATAGAGAATAAGACTCCGTTGGACCCGTCAACATTCCAATGCCCATCCTCCTCTCTTTGTTTCCGCTACAGCCACATCTAAGTGTCCTGCAAACTGCCACTTCCATGGTGACTCTTGTGACTGTCTACCTCTGTGGGTCTCCAACACAGCTGCTCTGTCCAAGCCAAGATACAGGTTGGGCTCTCTACCTGCTCCTCTTTCCTGCTCCTTTGTCCACTACAACGTCATCTCCAAGCAAACATCATAGAGAACAAGAAAGAATTCATCAGATCATGCAAATCTTTCAAAGGACCAACTCTTCATTCCAAGTCCCACGTGACCTCTGTGTGctctccctgcccatcatcagTGACTTGCCTGTTTTCGACTTGGCCACATACTTCACTACATTAGTGTCAGCACATTCCCCCCAGTGCCTTAACACAATCCTCTCAACAGAGAACACCCCTCTTTTGACCAAAACATATTCAGGCTCCTGAACCATCCTCTAGGAtagtctgtggctgcttttctAAAACCCAAGTTTGAGCAAGAATTTTAAGtcagttcagtaaatatttctacCATTGATAATTGATCACCCTTGAAAAATCTGATCAAAATTGCTCACTTCCCACCACTGGTATCTGATCACGCTGGGCTGTCTTCACCAAGAAATCTACTCTGGTTCAGCCAGAATCCCTCCCAAACCTAATGTCTCCTCTCAACAATTTGCCAGCCCAGAAACACACTGCTTCTTGGCTGTGAATCCCTACTTGTATCTGGTGAATTATGGGTGAAAACCAGTTACATGATGGGGTATCTTTTCCTCTATTGCCATATTCCTGAATAAAATTTGTCTTCACCACTAAAACCTGTgtctgtctctgattttcttagaCACAATTCCCTCAACAGATTGCTGCTCATTCAGTAAGGTCCTTCAGAATTCCCCTAGATTCCCCCAAGTCCTATATTATAACCAACTTGGAAACTGGCCACTATTGTAGACTTCAGATTAGCCCATGAGTTTTCTTCAGagaattagcttttttttttaattaagtaagtaatatatttttattgcttcaTTGCTACATTGGCTTTCTGTAGTTGGGGTGAAtgggagctactcttcattgtggtgctcaagtgtctcactgtggtggcttctcctgtcttggagcacaggctctagggtgcacaggcttcagtagttgcttcccatgggctcagtagttgcagttcaagggctctagagcacaagctcagcagttgtggctcttgggcttagttgccctgtgagttccatgtgagatcttcctggaccaggaatcaaatcggtgatcctgtattgcaaggtggattcttaaccactggaccaccagtgaagccctagattcttttttttttttttaattttcttgaagtatatTCGAATTACAATGTTGCGTTTAattcctactgtacagcaaagtgactcagttgtacaaCTGTTTCATATTCTTCTGATTCATATTGTTTCATATCTTCtgtttcatattcttctccattatgttTATCATAGGACAATACAGTAAGACCCTGATGTTTAcacatcctatatataatagtttgcatctaccaatcccaaactcccaatccttccctccatcACACTCCTTGCCTTCGGCAACTATAAGTCTGCTGGTTCTCTAAATttgtgactgtttctgttttgtgaaaaattgaaattgagttgctcagtcctgtccaattctttgcaagaccatggactatacagtgcgtggaattctccaggccagaatactggagtgggtagcctttaccttctccaagccagggatcgaacccaggtctcccacattgcatgcagattctttaccagctgagccaccagggaagcccaagaatgctggagtgggtaacctataccttctccagtggatcttcctgacccaggaaccgaactggggtctcctgcattgcaggcagattctttaccaactgagctattatttgtgtcatattttacactccacatataagtgatattgtacagtatttgtctttcttgttctgatttacttcacttggtatggtaatctctaggtccatccacattgctccAAATAacactgtttcattctttttagtagctggataatattccattgtatgtgtgtgtgtgtatatatatatatatatatatatatatatatatatatatacacacatattctttatccattcttctgtcggtggacatttaggttctttccatgtcttggttattgtataCAATGATGCTGTGACTATAGAGGTGCACATAACTTTTTTACTGTTAGTTTGTCTGAGTATTTGCCTGGGAGTGGGGATTGCTGGACCAGATAgcatgttttccaaagtggctgcaccaacttacattcccatcaatagtgtaagaggcttcccttttcttcacacactCACTAGCATATATTAAGTAGATTAAAAGTCCCTTTTGTTTATCTCTGGACTGGAGGTGCTTGCTGACTGCAAGGGAATGAAAGGTGAGCCTCTTGCTTCTTTTGGATCTTGCTCCTTTTGGATCCCATGGAAGCTGTAATCCTATAGGAACATCCCAAGCTTAGACTTCTCAAATTCCAAATTTTTGCTAACATCAAGTGAAGTCTCTCAAACAGTCCTTTCCAATGTTTAGGTTTCCTGGCAACTTGGGAAAGTCCTTCTGATCCCATCAGCTAATTATTCTCTGCACAGAAATAGGTAGATTACTCAGCAGTGACCTTCTTTCGCTAGCCTAGAATGGGGAAAATCTGAGTAAGGTTTAGGTTTTCCCTGAAGGTTATCTGAAGTAGTGCATTAAAAAGTGCCCACATGGTGGCTCACTCAATTTGTATTCCATAACAGAGATATTTATGCTTATCATTGTTACTAATAAAAGGGATTGGTGGCCCGGGATTTAAAACATCTATTGAGTAGAATGCAGTTAAACCCTTTCTTACTCAAAGGCTATGTTTGCCATGGCAGAAATGTGGTGAAAGGGATCATCCCCAAAGTGACCAAGAGAGCGAACACCCTTCAAAGAGTCTTCACTTTAGTGGCCAGTAGTATATAAGAATTGTTTGGGCATCAAGTAAATTGAGTGGGAGAGAGGCATGGAAAATTCTTGGAGATAGGAGAAAGGGTCTCCCTTTATGTGTGATCTTAAACTTCAAAGGAGTTTTTGTCCAATGCAGCCCAAGGTGGGAGTCATCCCTGAATGTGGTAGAACGTTAAACATCAATCAGAGCTTCTATATTGAGTGTAGGAAAGGTGCTGGTATTTATgacaagaaaaatagaattttatttctgtacCTAATGGCATTAGCTTGATTAGAATTTGTGTTGAACTTAGCAAAGTTTGAAGTTTGAGGAAACAGTAATTATGTAAATTCACTTGGAAAGGGGCCAATGAAATTATGTTTGGCTTATAAGAGCCCTGAAAAATAGTTGGGGAAATTTACCCTGTGGAAAATGTCCTCagtgagaaaaattaagaaacaaacaagcaaacctcTCCTGATAGCAGCTGCCTCTGGATGGCAAGGGTATTTGGGAATGACCTgggtttatttcttctctgactccAAGTTCCCAAAGATCCCACAGTGCCCACCTTCAGTGCCTCTCAGTCTTGGAAAATAAGCCTTGATCACAGGGTTCACCCTTCAACTTCATCTCACATCTTAGTTTTAATctttttctgcagtttgtggtgCTGATCCCAGCTTtctgaggaaaacaaacaaacagtaagGTGACACTGTCTCCTCTGATCCACTCTCTTTtactatcttttttaaattttatgttttatttttcattgcgcTAGGTTTGTTGCTGAGTGAGCacttctctagttgaggcgagttggggctactctctagttgaagtgcgtgggcttctcactgctgtgccCTTTCGTGTCGTAGAGCGTGGGCTCCAGAGAGCATCACTTTCAGCAGTTTCAGttcccagttcaattcagttcagttcagttgctcagactttttgcgaccccatggactgcagcatgccaggcttccctgtccatcatcaactcccacagcttgctcaaactcacgtccattgagttggtgatgccatccaaccatcttatcctctgtcgtcccaggctttagagcaaagcctcagtagttgtggtgcatgggcttagttgttacTTGACTTGTGGTGTCTTCCCCGACCatgggtcaaacccatgtccctgcattgccatgagattctttaccactgagccacagagaagccctCTTTTACTACCTTAATATCACCTAGAATAATGTCTTTGTGAATCAGTGAATGGGTCCTTGATtcatcatcctctgtctcctgaatGTGTATCCGATTAAATCAACTAACCTACAGAAATATGATGATCCAATCGGCACTCAGTAATCTAATCAGGTGTCCTTTCCTGATTGGGTTAGTAGTGGGACAGAGGAATGATGGGACTAAAAAGGTGTATAAAAGTCTGAAGCACTGGAAAAGAGGTGCAGAATCTTCCTGCTCTAGAGATACCAACTGGGTTCTCCACAGCATCTGAGATCTGAGCGCCCCACCAGCCCCACCAGAGCAGTAAGTTACCATCCTTATAAGGACACCCTTTTTACCCATGATTAAATCTTAAAGGGTGGTATGTATCTCTGGATGCAGTGAGAgctttcaaataattatttctctCACATGAACACATTTCATGTTTTAGTTTTGCTTAGCAGTGTAGTTTTGCCTCAATCTCAAATATTTTGATTTGTGCTTTAGTTGATATCAATTTAAAATGACTTTACAAAGAAGGTATTTTTAATGAACAACATCccttttggaattttatttcttcatgaaataagaaatttattttattttggaaataatattCCAAATATAATTTTGGAATATATTATATTTGGAATATAATATAATTCatgaaataagaaatttattttattttggaaataaaattccaaaagggatgtttttccattaaaaataaatattttcatttaaaataaatattttgaacacAATGGTATTCATGTTGGAGGTAACTCAGGTTGGAGGCTGTGCTGGTCCACATGACTCTCACTAATGTAGGGCTCAAAGAGATTGTTTGAAACTCTTCCCCAGATAAAGTTTGGAGTGAACTCTCAGGCTTCTTGGTATCCACTTTCTAGTGGGACCTGAATCATGCAAAGCAATGGATGTTACTAAACAGGCTAGTGACTCTTTTTTCCTCACTGGTACTTATGAGAGGTTTGTTCTGAAACCAGCAGGTAAAGAGTTATAGCTTTGTGCCCATTGAGACCAGAGTGTCACATGGGCTGACTGAGGCATTTACATCCCTGCCAGACCAGTGACCTTGGCCCTGCGTAGGTTCTTCCGAAAGGGTGGGAAAATGTCTTAGGTGTGCTTCTGCTTGGCCTGAGATGGATGCCCTGTGCCTTGGCAGTTTCTACAGGATTCCTTTTCTTGTAGAGTCAAGATGAGTGTCCAGAACCCATCCAGACTCCTGGACCTGGCAGGAAAGCATCTGCTGAGGGATGATGCTTTGGCCTTTTCTGCTCTGGAGGATCTGCCCACAGAGCTTTTTCCACACCTCTTCATGGAGGCATTCCACGGGAGACACATCGAGACCCTGAAGGCCATGGTCCAAGCCTGGCCCTTTGTCCGCCTGCCTCTGGGAGGCTTGATTGACATGCCTCATATGGGGCCTTTACAAGCAGTGCTGGAAGCACTTGATGGTTTGCTGGCCCAGAAGGTTCGTTCCAGGTGAGTGTGTTTAAAGCACCTTGATAAAATCTTGGATGTCCCAGAGGAGATAGGTGGGTTGAAAACGGGTGGGTGGAAAGGGTTCTGAAAATGGTAATGCAGAAGCCTTGTTGCTAAAGGAAGTACCTTCTGGAAGTTGAAGAGTGCCTGTAGTGAATGGGAGCCTAGAAGAACATTCCCCACTTCCTCAAAGAGCCTTGAGATACTAAAGTCGAGGACCAGAAAGATTAAGAGGGGAAGGGACATGGAGGATAGTGAGGCAGAGAGGGTAGTGAATAAGGCAGCAGATGATGTCAGAAATGTTAAGTTACAGCACAGGTGGGCAGGATGTTGTCAAATTGTTAGGCTGttttttttattctgtgtgtACTTTGATACATCCTCATCAATTTCCTTGTTCCTCTAGGAGGTGCAAACTGTGGGTGCTAGATTTACGGGATACTGGCCAGAACTTCTGGAGCATGTGGTCTGGAGCCAGCAGTTATGAGCGCTCAAGCTCAAGAATGGCACCAGTGGCTGAGCAGAGCTCAACAGCAAAGCGGCACTTGGCGCCACTGAAGATTTTTATGGACCTTTGCCTGAAGAAAAGGACCCTGGATAACTTTCTCACCTACCTTCTTAGGTGGGTGGAGCAGAGAAAAGCCTCTGTACATCTCTGCTGTAAAAAGCTGAAGATCTCTGCAATGCCAATGGACAACGTTGTGAAGATCCTGAGCATGGTGCAGCTGGACTGTATCCAGGAGGTGCAAGTGAATTGGATTTGGCATCTGTCCACCCTGGCCACATTTGCTTCTTTCCTAGGAAAGATGAGTAATTTGCAGAGACTCTGTCTCTCCCCCATCCACCTGTCTGCCTTCACGAAGCAGGAGCAGGATCACCTTGTCCAAATTACCTCTCAGTTCCTGAGGCTTGGCCACCTCCAGGATCTCCATCTGGACTATCCCTCCTTCCTTGAAGGCTTCCTGGACCAGATGCTCAGGTAGGAGTGGACCACTAGCTGGGTAACATTGAACACAACCCTAAAACGTCAAAAGCATTGTCTCCTTTGTTGCACTCTCCTTAAATGTGATATCCCATAACCACACTAATCTAGGTAGAGGGTTAAACTGGTCTAGTGGCTCTTGTGAGACACCCTGCTGGGGAGATACAGAGTACTGACTGGGATGTTTGCATCCCAGGGTTTataatttcctccttttttgGAGGCGTCtatgttgaaatgataaaaatGGGTAAGTAAAAAGGATGTTGAAGTGGGGAAACTACATCAGATCAGAGCATTCCTGAAGAGAAGCTCCATGTTTACAAGGTTTGTGCCCTCAGTGAACCTCTTCTaaactcagttgctcagtcatgtcccactctttgggactacgtgaactgcagcacgccaggcttccgtgtccatcaccaactcccggagtttactcactcatgttcattgagtcagtgataccatccaaccatctcattctctgttgtcagcttctcctcccgccttcaatctttcccagcatcagggtcttttcaaatgagtcaacccttcgcatgaggtggtcaaagtactggagtttcagctttagcaccattccttccaatgaaatcccagggctgatctccttcaaaatggactgcttggatctccttgcagtccaagggactctcaagagtcttctccaacaccacagttcaaaagcatacattcttcagcactttcttcatagtccaactctcatatccgtacatgactactggaaaaaccatagctttgactagatggaattttgttggcaaagtaatgtctctgctttttaatatgctgtctaggttggtcatagctcttcttccaaggagcaagcatcttttaatttcatggctacagtcaccatctgcagtgattttggagcccaaaaaaatagtctgtcactgtttccactgtttccccatctatttgccatgaagtgatgggaccggatgccatgatcttagtttcctgaat is a genomic window of Bos indicus isolate NIAB-ARS_2022 breed Sahiwal x Tharparkar chromosome 16, NIAB-ARS_B.indTharparkar_mat_pri_1.0, whole genome shotgun sequence containing:
- the LOC139176260 gene encoding PRAME family member 8-like, translated to MSVQNPSRLLDLAGKHLLRDDALAFSALEDLPTELFPHLFMEAFHGRHIETLKAMVQAWPFVRLPLGGLIDMPHMGPLQAVLEALDGLLAQKVRSRRCKLWVLDLRDTGQNFWSMWSGASSYERSSSRMAPVAEQSSTAKRHLAPLKIFMDLCLKKRTLDNFLTYLLRWVEQRKASVHLCCKKLKISAMPMDNVVKILSMVQLDCIQEVQVNWIWHLSTLATFASFLGKMSNLQRLCLSPIHLSAFTKQEQDHLVQITSQFLRLGHLQDLHLDYPSFLEGFLDQMLRCLKSPLNNLSITNCWLTESDLTYLSQSPNISQLKGLDLSGVTMTDFNPEILHVLLEKVEATLQELDLDLCGITDSQLEAILPALSRCSQLRYFSLCENFLSMAVMEKLLRHTAGLPCLTQERYPAPQESYRSQGVLLEGRLAQLRAQLLEVLRDLGRPRIIWISPSPCLHCGENICYHLDPIVYRCTAPA